A DNA window from Planctomycetia bacterium contains the following coding sequences:
- a CDS encoding IS5/IS1182 family transposase, with protein ISWLHQFRRLRVRYERRDDIHEAFMLLGCIVICGYFL; from the coding sequence CCATCAGTTGGCTACATCAATTTCGACGCTTACGGGTTCGCTATGAACGACGCGATGACATCCACGAAGCGTTCATGCTACTCGGGTGCATCGTCATCTGCGGCTATTTCCTCTAA